ACTACGTTCTCGCCGGCGCACTTCGACGGGGAGTGGGACAGCCCGGACGCGTGCGCGCGCACGGAGCCGTACGCTCCGGGAGAGAAGGAGATGTCGTACATGCACAAAGAGATGTGGCGGACGGGCGCGGAGGAGGCCACCGCGGCTGCCGTCGAGGCCAGGTCGCGCGGGTCCGCGGTGACGGTGGAGGCTCTGCAGGTGACGAGGCTCGCGGATATGCGCCCGGACGCTCACCCCGGCCCGTACTTCCATCCCTTCCCgttcgccggcgccggcggcgagaAGAAGAGGGAGCGGGTGCCGAACGACTGCGTGCACTCGTGCCTCCCCGGCCCCATCGACACGTGGAACGAGATCCTGCTGCAGATGGTAAAGAGATGGAGAGGTGCCTCCTCCTCCAGATGATAGTGATACTGAAATTCAATCCTGGTTCTCTTTTGTGCGACTATCACTCCTATATTTGGAACCAAGGAAAGGAAAATAATTTTTGCATGTGTCCTCGCCTCCCGACCACGGCTTGGCCTTCGGTTCTCCTGGCTTTACTATGGATGATTTGGGCAGCACGTAATGATCCTTAGGAACCTTATTACTGTTTTTGGATCTCTGGTCTCATTGTCTTGTGCATTCACAAGACAAGGAAGACGCCTTCTCGTGGCGCTCCTACCTCTCTGCACGTTACACCGTGTCTATATAATTTTGTACTTACTGTCACGGCAGCCCTTTGAGCAATATATTCAAATGGGGGagctcccccccccccctcccctcccgGTGATTCTAAAAAAAAGATTATGCAGAATGTTAGGGGAAAATCATTGAAATTTTGAAGGATTGTAATGTTTTTCGATTGTGGGCCGCGCTACGCGTCGACCGGTGGACAAAGAGAAAACATCCGCCGCCTAACTAGTCGTTGGATGGACGCGGTCCGATCTACTCATCGACGTGTGTGGCCTCCCTTGCAACAAGAGCAATGTTGCAGAAACATTTATAACAATGGTCGTCCGATCTATCGTCCCAGCCAGTCGAGGACCTTTGCAACAGCTACCTTGTTGCGCTTAGGGTGTTTGCAACAAGGACCTTGTTGCAAAGGTCCGCCGAGGCAGCACGCCACGCGCCTAGGCGCCGCCGCTCGCTGGAGTTGcttctcctcctctgcctcagcccCGCGAGCAGCTGCCAGCTCCACTCCAGCACGACGGCGACCTCTCACGTCGGGCACTCCTGCGGTATTTTCTGCAATTAGAGTGATGTTTTTGAAACATGCCTCACGTTACAAAGTCTGACCACTCACTCTCTAACGTGAGGCGCTACTCCAACGCTTTCTGCAACTCAGACTATGTTTCTACAAGACCCTTTTTGCGAAAAAAAACCTTCATCATCAAACAATTTTTAATCTTTGTGAAACAAGAGTATTGCAGAAACATTTTGAAACAAGACCCCCGAAACTAGTCTTGTGTTGCAGAAATTTACTGAAACAAGACCCTTGTTACAGGAAAAGAACTGGCTGTAGGACTGACTTGTGGCCAGCGTGAGCGCTTGATCAGGATTGATCTGACGGCTAAGTCAGTGGCGGACGGTGCGCTTGCATCCGCCGGCTGAAAGGTTGTGTTTTCCGATTGTAATTGCATGTGTCAAGATTATGCAGAAATGCAACTAAAAAAAGATTGTGCAGTATGTTACGGGTTTTTGTGATTTaaaaataaatcatagaaaatttgaAGGATTGTAATCCTTAGGAATATCCCTCGCAAAAAATAAGTGATCCTTAGGAATATATTCTACTGTTGGTCTGACAAGTTAATCTTATAGATTTTTTTTCTTACTAATTGATTTGCACTATATTTCAAAGAAAAATTATCATCAACTCAAAGCCTTTGAAAGAAATTCATTGTATTTTTCTCGTGACATAATATATACTAGAATTTAAATGGGCATGACATTCTAATCCTACAAGTTTTCCTAGTTTTGCGTAGAATCCTGAATCAAAGGGTGCAAACTCCCCAAACAGTGGTTTTAGTGCTTGAACTTTTCCCCTTTTCGCGGAGTGCCAGAGATTTTGTTGGTTGCGTGTGCATCGGCGCTCCGCGGGTGACACGGGTACGTGCCGCCCTCCTCAGATGGCACGCCGACCCGCCCTCAAATGCGCATCTTGTCGAGGTCTTACATTTCCGTTCCAATAAAAATCAGTTGCTCGATATCAGCAGCGCCATCGCACCGAGGGAGCGGGAGTCCCAGCAAGCAGCAGCGGAGGGTTTTTTCGCCGTTTTAACCCATGTGGCAAACTTTAGCACGATTTGACCCGCTTTTAAAACTTTTTTCGTATCTGACCCAAACCGAGACGCCAACATTCGCGGCGTTTTGATTGCGCCGCGGACCCTGGCGTTTGGCACTGGCCCACCTCCCTGGTCAGCCAGTTTGACCGTCCGACGTGGCAAAGGGCTAAACGCCATGGGTCTTGGCGTTTACCCCTGGAGAGCAGAAAACCGGCCCGAGCCGGCTCGGGTGCAGCCCAACCCATCCAGACGctcgaggcgtcttcctcctcgcggCGGCGGCTATAGAAGCTCCGCTTCTCTCCTTCCCTAACCCAAATCAACCCCAAATCGCTTATTTTCTTCATCAAAAGTGTGGATCTGAGCCTCCCCATCTTCCTTGAGGTATTCTCCACCAGATCCTCCGATTATTTTGGGTTCAAAACTTGTATTTTGGCAGCATTAATTCATACTTGTTCATGCTTGTTAGAACCCTAGGGTTAGTATTCTTTGCACTTTTTTGAGAAAGGGGAGCCCATGGCTTGGTCATGTAGGTATTTTGTATACTTTAGAAGAGTTGGCATGTGTTTATATGGTAGGATTGGGAAGAGAAGGCATTGGTGATAGGGTTGGGCATTTTAATTTTAGTTGCTATGTATATGGATTTAGATAGATGATTGCTTGAAATATAATTCTAACATATTTGTGTATTTTGTATGCTTGATTCTTATAGAGATATGGTCATATAATTAGGATGTTATATTGAGACTTTGTTATGTTGTGTTGCCATTGAAATTTTGTCATATATAGATAATTGGTCTTGTTATCTTGACATTGAGATATGTTGCCCCGTGCATTCAGATTTTGTCATATATAGATAAACAGGTTTTGTTATGTTGCCATTGAGATATGCATTTATGTTGATATTGTTATGCCAAAAATATGATATGTAGGATGTTATATAGTGTTATGTATGTTTCATTTGTTCATGCTTGATTTGTAGGATGGCGGGGGAACGGTGGTACGACGGTCTTCATAAAGGGTACGACAAAGACCATCGTGCGCGGGACATTGAGAATAACGGGGTAAGACTCAATCTATTTGAATTCTTGGTTATTACTTGTCAGTTTTGCTAGGCACTAACCATAATGCAATGCTATTTTGCAGGAACTAACACctatgcgcatgaggggtcatAGTGCCCACGACTGGCCGTGCGACGAGCGGTATGAGCCATACTTCGAGAGATTGGGCCTTCTCCCGTTCGTGCTTCAGTTCAAGCGACACGCTCCGTCGATCAACCATGGGGCGATGACCGCACTTATTGACCGTTGGAGGCCAGAGACACACTCGTTGCACTTGTCATGTGGAGAGATGACCGTGACCTTGGAGGACATGGCGATGATCAGTGGCCTTCCAATCAATGGAGAATCTTTGACCGGCACCACCGTAAGTGCTAATTGGCGAGATCGTGTTGGCCAATTGACAGGTGTTTTCCCCGAGCCTCCTGAAGAAGGCGAGCGTGACAGTGAGAAAGTGTTGCATCATTGGCTCCGAGGGGAGAGAGGAGTAGTATGCCCTCCGGACGCCAGTGAGGTTGTTGTGCAGCAGCACGCCCGAGCATATCTGTGGTATCTGTTAACGAGGGTAGTGTTTCCAGATTCTACCGGTAATAAAGCCCAGTGGATATTCTTGGACCTACTAAGTGACTGGGACCGTAAGTACAGTTGGGGTTCAGGAGCACTAGCATACTTATATCGTCAGGTAATTAGTAACCAAATTGTCAATTTGTTTGCATTTGCAATTTCGCGGACCTCTTATCAACAATTTCTGAATTTGCAGCTCGACGAGGCATGTCGTAGGAAGAAGGGCACATCTGGTATGGGTGGCTTTGTTTTGTGCCTTCAGGTTTGGATGTGGGAGCGGATGCCCGTTGGACGCCCCGAGAAAAACAAGACACCTCCTGAAGGATGGGTCGCACATGACGGGAGGTATGGAGAAGATCCTTGGCGGTTTCCGACCGTCGCCTACTGTTGGGAGATGGCGAATGTGTACACAGGCAGCTCGGTTGCGCGATACAAATGCTACATCAACGAGCTGGATATGTTGACTCATAAGCAGGTAATGATAACTTACGTAAGAGTACATCAATTGTGATGGAACCGTGTACTTAACTAGTATCATCTTGTGTTGTAGGTCGATTGGGAACCATATGATGTCGATTATGCTTTTCGACTGAACGAGATGTGCACACGTGACAGGAATATTTGGCGGGCGAGATGCCCACTGATATGCTTCTATGCTGTCGAGTGGCACTACCCAGACCGTGTCGCAAGACAATTTGGGAGAAGGCAAGGGACACCAAGGGATGAGAGTTTCGAGACAAGCCAATTTCTGCATCGGTGAGATAGTTGTAGCTTTGGATATATAGTAGAGCATTATGAAATACATTTCTTGCTAATGCTTTCATCTTGTACATAATTTGCAGAATTAGTCGAAAGAATAACCCGGAAACTTCGACTTGGGCCATCAAGCACTCCGAGTGGATAAGTCTGTGGAATCAAAGAGTGGCCCTAGTGGAGAAGGAAAGAAGACAACATAGTGATTCAGTATATGAAGAGCATCTGAAGTGGCTTGCGAGACGTTACCGGTTGAAGCTAAAGCCCGGTTGGAACCGTTCGGAATTGGAAGAGTTGGATCGTGAGAGCGGGTATATGGACTTCAATGTACAAACGAGAGACAACGAAGGGACACAACTTGACTATGCACAACTACACGACCGAGTGGTATGCTCCACACAATTAGAACCTACTTCGAGTGCATTTAAATGTACTTCAAAGATAATTTTCGTGATCTTCATTTTGCAGGGCATGGAGTTATTGCATTGTGTTAACGAGGCTGGTGTAGCACTTGGTGAAGATGAGGGAAGTGGATCATCTGAGAAATCTCTTAGGAAAACAATGAAGGTATATGTTACCTCTATTCAAAAATCTCCATCTTTGCACACTTTTGACTTACTCTAGTATTGCATCTTTGTTATGTTGTAGAGTTTCGTGAGTCGATTCCACAAGATAGCAGCTATGCTCTCTTGCCATGGAAGTAAAGCCGTCCTCACGGCTGGAGCTTCTACTAGCCGGGACAATAGACGTCGTCGTCGTCTTGTCTTGCAACAGGAACAACAAGAGGAGCAACTGCAAGAAGAGCCAGAGCAAGAGGAGGCGCAGCAagatgaagaggagtacaatcaagaCGAAGAGGAGGTGCTAGGGATGTCCCAAATGGATGATGCGCCTGAGCCATCACAGCCCACACAACGCACGCCGCGCAGCAAAAGAGGAAGGAAGAAGTGAATTAGTTAATACTAGATTCTCGCGAACTTTGTTATGTTTGATTCGTGAACTTTGTTATGTTTGATTCGTGAACTTTGCTACCTGGACTTGTGTTTAATTTGCACTTATGGAGTGCACTTTGCTACCTTCATGTTGTTGTGTTGCTATGATGGCGTGAACTATGATACCTTATTGCTGTCATCCTGAAAATATTGCTTAGTTTTGCTGTCATTTTTGCTGTTATGCTTAGTGTTGCTGTCATCCTTATGTTTTGCTGTTATGTTGAAGTTTCTGTACAGGCTAGACGCCATGGTCTCTAGCGTTTTGCCCCTAGACGCCAGGAACCTTGGCGTCCTGGTATGCAGATGAGCCACAGCAATTCCACCTTTCTGGATATGGCCAAAACTTAGATCCACAACAAATCCCAAATTAGAACAAACTTTTTGGAAACTCATAAATAAACGGTCTCAAATTCGTGACATATAACATAACTTAGATCCACGACATAAGCATTACATAGTTCAACTGACATACACAGTACAAACTTTAACGAACATAGTTCAAATGACATACAACATCACTTAGTTCCATGACATAGAACATCACATAGTTCACCCCCTCGAGTTCTTCTTGCGTGAATTCTCTTTCTTATTTTTCTTCTGTgaatcattctttttcttcttcttgcttgcaTTGGCCCCATCTTGCACCGAGGAACTTGGGTCGGTAGGTAGCATCGAGGAGCTTGGGTCGATATATAGCAACGATAAGTCGGGCTCATAATCTAGCGGGATATGTTCCAACTGAATGTCATTGTTTGGTCCAGGGTTGCAATAGATGACACCCGGTATTTCAAGAACCCAATCCCAACGAGCAGCCTGGGTCGGTATCGGGGACATAGCTTCATTGATTGCCCAGTCAATGATCTGTCCAGGCCTATTCAAGTCCATCTGACGATATTCTAGCATAGTTGCATAAAATGCTATTTGCCTACCTAGATCACTTCTACAATCAAGTTCAGCCCTTTCCATCTTGGCAAAATTATTTTGCGTTTCAGCGATGACATTATCTGAGTCATCAGAAAAATATAACCGTGCAGAGTTCCTCGCAGCTTCATTCCTTGCATCGCAACTATTCACCCACAGAGTCATCTTTTCTTTAATGAGTTCGCGGTTCTTTTCATCCGCTGCATCCATATATTTCTCAATGAAAACCATCTTTGCATCATTATTAAGTGCCATTCCTACAAGAGTGACCTAACATTAAAATACAACTCTATAAAGAAGTATGTAACTCTATCACTAATCATAAGCATAACAACTagggtaatcctaatcctaatcctAACCCAAATCGTAAGCATAACACTAGGAGCATGCATACTACACCAACTAAATTCATTAGGGTAAAGCTTCCTAACACCGTATAAAACACTACATATGTATCCTTTTTTTGCAAAGGATTTGAAAAAAAGGAAAAGCTAGGGTTTGAAATAATCCACTAAATGTGATGGATTGAACCAAACAAATCATGGGGGTGTATTGGATTTACCTCAATGGT
Above is a window of Triticum dicoccoides isolate Atlit2015 ecotype Zavitan chromosome 5B, WEW_v2.0, whole genome shotgun sequence DNA encoding:
- the LOC119305545 gene encoding serine/threonine-protein phosphatase 7 long form homolog, which produces MAGERWYDGLHKGYDKDHRARDIENNGELTPMRMRGHSAHDWPCDERYEPYFERLGLLPFVLQFKRHAPSINHGAMTALIDRWRPETHSLHLSCGEMTVTLEDMAMISGLPINGESLTGTTVSANWRDRVGQLTGVFPEPPEEGERDSEKVLHHWLRGERGVVCPPDASEVVVQQHARAYLWYLLTRVVFPDSTGNKAQWIFLDLLSDWDRKYSWGSGALAYLYRQLDEACRRKKGTSGMGGFVLCLQVWMWERMPVGRPEKNKTPPEGWVAHDGRYGEDPWRFPTVAYCWEMANVYTGSSVARYKCYINELDMLTHKQVDWEPYDVDYAFRLNEMCTRDRNIWRARCPLICFYAVEWHYPDRVARQFGRRQGTPRDESFETSQFLHRISRKNNPETSTWAIKHSEWISLWNQRVALVEKERRQHSDSVYEEHLKWLARRYRLKLKPGWNRSELEELDRESGYMDFNVQTRDNEGTQLDYAQLHDRVGMELLHCVNEAGVALGEDEGSGSSEKSLRKTMKSFVSRFHKIAAMLSCHGSKAVLTAGASTSRDNRRRRRLVLQQEQQEEQLQEEPEQEEAQQDEEEYNQDEEEVLGMSQMDDAPEPSQPTQRTPRSKRGRKK